One window of the Paenibacillus beijingensis genome contains the following:
- the tilS gene encoding tRNA lysidine(34) synthetase TilS gives MNESCELEQKLADIGAAERLWQAGDTLLVAVSGGPDSMALLHALHRLSERLGLTIAAAHVDHRFRGGESEREAQGVRAFAASLGIPCESAAIDVPAYIEETGMNLQAAARLLRYRFLHESAARLGASRIALAHHADDQAETVLMRVLRGTSTSGLAGIPLRRREKNVELIRPLLRMYKKELIRYCEDNSISYYVDSSNEKRDYFRNEIRLDALPYLSRYNDRLTESLCRLADIASAEDELLRLETEAAYTRLVTAKPGECEVSAAAFAGLHVALQRRLIKLILNYLGLENEPTPYERVETIRMASLAEAPATWKTDAGRGVIFRREYDLLRWTAPGTAGEDAGQPASSFVYKAPEEGDLAVPQSGLRFRFERLAPGSQTERQRRWEALFDLNGLTFPLTVRSRRPGDRMTVLGLNGSKKVQDMFIDAKIAPSRRGLVPLLTDGTGELLWIPGVRRSAKALPRKESSALLKVTVQEGGNGCDFPPDRG, from the coding sequence ATGAATGAGAGCTGCGAACTGGAACAAAAACTGGCGGATATCGGAGCGGCGGAGCGGCTGTGGCAAGCCGGCGACACGCTCCTTGTCGCCGTGTCCGGAGGTCCCGATTCGATGGCGCTTCTGCATGCGCTGCACCGGTTATCCGAACGGCTTGGGCTGACGATTGCCGCCGCGCACGTCGATCACCGCTTCCGGGGCGGCGAATCGGAGCGGGAGGCGCAAGGGGTACGGGCCTTTGCGGCAAGTTTGGGCATCCCGTGCGAAAGCGCGGCGATCGACGTTCCCGCTTATATAGAAGAGACGGGAATGAATTTGCAGGCTGCCGCGCGGCTGCTGCGGTATCGATTTCTGCATGAGTCTGCCGCGCGCCTGGGCGCATCGCGCATCGCGCTCGCTCATCATGCGGACGATCAGGCGGAGACGGTGCTGATGCGGGTGCTGCGCGGCACCTCCACCAGCGGCCTGGCCGGAATCCCGCTCAGGCGGCGCGAAAAAAATGTGGAACTTATCCGTCCCTTACTCCGTATGTACAAAAAGGAACTGATTCGCTATTGCGAGGACAATTCCATTTCATATTATGTGGACAGCAGCAACGAAAAGCGCGACTACTTCCGCAACGAAATCCGGTTGGATGCGCTTCCGTATCTTTCCCGCTATAACGATCGTCTGACGGAATCGCTGTGCCGGCTCGCCGACATCGCCTCCGCGGAGGACGAGCTGCTGCGGCTGGAGACGGAGGCGGCCTACACCCGTTTGGTGACCGCTAAGCCCGGAGAATGCGAGGTTTCGGCCGCCGCTTTCGCCGGGCTGCACGTCGCTTTACAAAGGAGATTGATTAAACTAATATTAAATTATCTTGGATTGGAAAACGAACCCACCCCTTATGAGCGGGTGGAGACGATACGAATGGCCTCGCTTGCAGAAGCTCCCGCGACATGGAAGACGGATGCGGGCAGGGGAGTCATTTTCCGCCGCGAGTATGACTTATTGCGCTGGACAGCCCCCGGCACTGCGGGCGAGGATGCGGGGCAGCCCGCTTCCTCTTTTGTGTATAAAGCGCCGGAGGAGGGCGATCTTGCGGTTCCGCAAAGCGGGCTCCGGTTTCGCTTTGAACGGCTTGCGCCGGGCAGCCAAACGGAGCGCCAGCGCCGCTGGGAAGCCCTGTTTGACTTGAACGGGCTGACCTTTCCGCTGACGGTGCGCAGCAGGCGGCCGGGCGACCGGATGACGGTGCTCGGGTTAAACGGCAGCAAAAAGGTGCAAGATATGTTCATTGACGCCAAGATCGCGCCTTCGCGGCGCGGGCTCGTTCCATTGCTGACAGACGGAACCGGCGAACTGCTCTGGATTCCCGGCGTCCGGCGCTCTGCGAAAGCACTGCCCCGGAAGGAGTCATCGGCCCTGCTGAAGGTTACGGTTCAAGAGGGTGGAAACGGATGCGATTTTCCGCCGGACAGGGGATAG
- the hpt gene encoding hypoxanthine phosphoribosyltransferase — translation MQNDIQEILYSSEQIQNKVKELGELLTRDFEGRNPLVICILKGAFIFMADLVKEIRTPLEIDFMAVSSYGQSTKSSGVVKIIKDLDVSVEGRDVLIVEDIIDSGLTLSYLVDVLERRNAKSVTIVTIFDKPARRTVGLEADYKGFVLPDAFVVGYGLDYAERYRNLPFIGILKPEVYEKKNT, via the coding sequence TTGCAGAATGACATTCAGGAAATACTTTACAGCTCGGAACAAATACAGAACAAGGTCAAAGAGCTCGGTGAGCTTCTGACACGGGATTTTGAAGGGCGCAACCCGCTCGTCATTTGCATTCTCAAAGGCGCGTTTATTTTTATGGCGGATCTGGTTAAGGAAATACGCACTCCGCTCGAAATAGACTTTATGGCCGTTTCCAGCTACGGGCAGTCGACGAAGTCGTCGGGCGTCGTCAAGATCATCAAGGATCTCGACGTTTCCGTCGAAGGCCGCGACGTGCTGATCGTGGAAGACATTATCGACAGCGGCTTGACCCTAAGTTATTTGGTCGATGTGCTCGAGCGGCGCAACGCCAAGTCGGTGACGATCGTAACGATCTTTGACAAGCCGGCCCGGCGGACCGTAGGTTTGGAAGCCGATTACAAAGGCTTTGTCCTGCCGGATGCGTTTGTCGTCGGCTACGGTCTCGATTACGCCGAGCGCTACCGGAATCTTCCTTTCATCGGCATTTTGAAACCCGAAGTTTACGAGAAGAAAAACACTTAA